A genome region from Frankineae bacterium MT45 includes the following:
- a CDS encoding orotidine-5'-phosphate decarboxylase → MSSGTDHVSSGADHVTIFGSRLDSALTGRGSLCAGIDPHAGLLAAWGLGDDVAGLERFSMTCVEAFGDSVAVVKPQSAFFERFGSAGVAVLERAVAGLREQGALVLLDVKRGDIGSTMGAYADAYLNPSSPLAADAITVSPYLGVGSLDPAFQLAEANGAGVFVLALTSNPEGPQVQHARGDDGRSVAQTVIDELAERNAGATPLGSFGVVVGATIGSSVAELSALNGPYLVPGVGAQGGTPDSVRRIFAASLHNVIPSVSREILGAGPDVAALRAAVARQVEAFAFLRA, encoded by the coding sequence ATGAGCTCTGGCACGGACCACGTGAGCTCCGGCGCCGACCACGTGACAATCTTCGGCTCCCGGCTGGATAGCGCCCTCACCGGCCGGGGATCGCTCTGCGCCGGCATCGATCCACACGCGGGCCTGCTCGCCGCCTGGGGTCTGGGCGACGACGTCGCCGGGCTGGAACGCTTCTCGATGACCTGCGTCGAGGCCTTCGGCGACAGCGTCGCGGTCGTGAAACCGCAGTCGGCCTTCTTCGAGCGCTTCGGATCGGCCGGGGTGGCCGTACTGGAGCGCGCCGTCGCCGGCCTGCGTGAGCAGGGGGCGCTCGTGCTCCTGGACGTGAAGCGAGGGGACATCGGGTCGACGATGGGCGCCTACGCCGACGCCTATCTGAACCCGTCGTCGCCGCTGGCCGCCGACGCGATCACCGTCAGCCCGTACCTCGGCGTCGGCTCACTCGACCCGGCCTTCCAACTGGCCGAGGCCAATGGGGCGGGGGTCTTCGTGCTGGCCCTCACCTCGAACCCGGAGGGGCCGCAGGTCCAGCACGCCCGGGGCGACGACGGGCGGAGCGTCGCTCAGACGGTGATCGACGAATTGGCCGAACGTAACGCCGGGGCGACGCCGCTGGGCTCCTTCGGTGTCGTGGTAGGGGCGACGATCGGCTCGTCGGTGGCTGAGCTGAGTGCGCTGAACGGTCCGTACCTGGTGCCCGGGGTGGGGGCACAGGGAGGAACGCCAGATAGCGTCCGACGGATCTTCGCAGCGTCCCTGCACAACGTGATCCCCAGTGTTTCACGGGAGATTCTCGGTGCCGGCCCGGACGTAGCGGCCCTGCGCGCCGCTGTTGCCCGTCAGGTCGAGGCCTTCGCCTTCCTCCGCGCCTGA
- a CDS encoding Predicted oxidoreductase: MIGKIPRWRAQGELEQPPSDVIETTGSVAAMADIEFRRLGNSGLVVSDVGLGCNNLGFKLDADESREVVHAALDAGITLFDTSDSYGLSEQRLGELLGSDRDSIVLATKFGSDLNGANGEDWGARGSRRYIHRAVERSLRLLQTDWIDLYQLHRPDPQTPIEETLSALTDLVHSGKVRYLGHSNFSGWETADAEWIARTRGYERFVSAQNEYSLLKRGVETELVPALQQYGVGLLPYFPLASGILTGKYRRGQGAPVGSRLQAWGREAQLTDHVFDIVEKLEYFANARSISLLEVAIGGLAAQPTVSSVIAGATSAAQVQANVAAGRWRPTPCEREELSAITATA; encoded by the coding sequence ATGATCGGGAAGATACCGCGCTGGCGGGCACAAGGTGAACTCGAACAGCCACCGAGTGACGTCATCGAGACGACCGGTAGCGTCGCCGCCATGGCTGATATCGAATTCCGTCGGTTGGGGAACTCAGGACTGGTCGTCTCGGACGTGGGCCTGGGGTGCAACAACCTCGGGTTCAAATTGGACGCCGACGAGAGCCGCGAGGTCGTGCACGCCGCCCTGGACGCCGGTATCACGCTCTTCGACACGTCGGACTCCTACGGCCTCTCCGAGCAGCGCCTCGGCGAGTTGCTGGGCTCGGACCGCGATTCGATCGTGCTGGCCACGAAGTTCGGATCGGATCTCAACGGCGCGAACGGTGAGGACTGGGGAGCCCGCGGGTCACGCCGCTACATCCATCGCGCGGTGGAGCGCTCCCTGCGGCTGCTGCAGACCGACTGGATCGATCTGTACCAGCTGCACCGGCCGGATCCGCAGACCCCGATCGAGGAGACCCTCTCGGCGCTCACCGATCTCGTCCACAGCGGGAAGGTGCGCTACCTCGGCCACTCGAACTTCAGCGGCTGGGAGACGGCGGACGCCGAGTGGATTGCTCGCACCCGGGGCTACGAGCGTTTCGTCAGTGCCCAGAACGAGTACAGCCTGCTCAAGCGAGGTGTCGAGACGGAGTTGGTGCCGGCCCTGCAGCAGTACGGCGTCGGACTGCTCCCGTACTTTCCGCTGGCCAGCGGAATCCTCACCGGCAAGTACCGCCGGGGCCAGGGCGCGCCGGTCGGCAGCCGTCTGCAGGCGTGGGGACGCGAGGCTCAGTTGACCGATCACGTCTTCGACATCGTGGAGAAACTCGAGTACTTCGCCAACGCCCGATCGATCTCGCTGCTTGAGGTCGCCATCGGTGGTCTGGCCGCCCAACCGACCGTCAGCAGCGTCATCGCCGGCGCCACCTCGGCGGCCCAGGTTCAGGCCAACGTCGCGGCCGGACGCTGGCGTCCGACGCCGTGTGAGCGGGAAGAACTCAGCGCCATCACCGCGACTGCCTGA
- a CDS encoding carbamoyl-phosphate synthase large subunit, which translates to MPKRTDIQHILVIGSGPIIIGQACEFDYSGTQACRVLRAEGFRVSLVNSNPATIMTDPEFADATYIEPLTPEFVEKVIALERPDAILATLGGQTALNLAVALHENGVLEKYNVELIGADIEAIQRGEDRQRFKEIVRTVGGDVPASLVCHTLQQAIDFAETVDNKVVIRPSFTMGGLGSGLTSNADEVRVMVQRGLDASPVHEVLVEESVFGWKEFELELMRDRNDNVVVVCSIENIDPMGVHTGDSITVAPAMTLTDREYQHMRDIGIAVLREVGVDTGGCNIQFAIDPSNGRMIVIEMNPRVSRSSALASKATGFPIAKIAAKLAVGYTLDEIDNDITKKTPACFEPALDYVVVKVPRFAFEKFPGADPVLTTHMKSVGEAMSIGRNFTEALGKALRSMETKDAGFWTRPDPELTEEELLTAVATPTDGRLYRLEQALRAGHSVEKLAKLSGIDPWFVDEIASLVELRAEITDAPALTPQLLRRAKRHGLSDRQLAALRPELAGEEGVRLLRLRAGIRPVYKTVDTCAAEFAAATPYHYSCYDEETEVAPQTEKPKVLILGSGPNRIGQGIEFDYSCVHAVMSLREAGFETVMVNCNPETVSTDYDTADRLYFEPLTFEDVLEVVHAEEQSGTVAGVICTLGGQTPLGLAQRLKDAGVTVLGTQPEAIDLAEHRGAFGQVLTEAGLPSPKHGTATSFDQAKAVADSIGYPVLVRPSYVLGGRGMEIVYDEANLSSYIAKATEITDDHPVLVDRFLDDAVEIDVDALYDGTEIYLGGVMEHIEEAGIHSGDSACALPPITLGAGDIDNVRRSTLLLAKGIGVRGLINVQYALAGDVLYVLEANPRASRTVPFVSKATAVPLAKAAARIAVGASIAQLREEGLLPAHGDGGKLPDEAPIAVKEAVLPFHRFRTPAGDLVDSILGPEMKSTGEVMGFDANFGTAFAKSQAAAYGSLPTKGTVFVSIANRDKRAMIFPVKRLADLGFTILATVGTAQVLRRNGVEVEVVGKFSEGGENVVSRIAAGQVDLVLNTPWGSPGNSGPRLDGYEIRTAAVTAGIPCLTTVQAAAAAVQGIEELVRGDVGVRSLQSLHAQFGEWRSGASS; encoded by the coding sequence ATGCCGAAGCGCACAGACATCCAGCACATCCTGGTCATCGGCTCGGGTCCGATCATCATCGGTCAGGCCTGCGAGTTCGACTACTCCGGGACGCAGGCCTGCCGGGTGCTGCGAGCTGAGGGTTTCCGGGTGAGCCTTGTGAACTCGAACCCGGCCACCATCATGACCGACCCCGAGTTCGCGGACGCCACGTACATCGAGCCGCTGACCCCTGAGTTCGTCGAGAAGGTCATCGCCCTGGAACGTCCGGACGCGATCTTGGCCACGCTCGGCGGGCAGACGGCGCTGAACCTGGCGGTCGCGCTGCATGAGAACGGCGTGTTGGAGAAGTACAACGTCGAGCTCATCGGCGCCGACATCGAGGCGATCCAGCGTGGCGAGGACCGTCAGCGATTCAAGGAGATCGTGCGGACCGTCGGTGGAGATGTGCCGGCTTCGCTGGTCTGCCACACGCTCCAGCAGGCGATCGACTTCGCCGAGACGGTCGACAACAAGGTCGTCATCCGCCCCAGCTTCACCATGGGTGGACTCGGATCGGGGCTCACCAGCAACGCCGATGAGGTGCGCGTGATGGTGCAGCGCGGCCTGGACGCCAGCCCCGTGCACGAGGTCCTCGTCGAGGAGAGCGTCTTCGGCTGGAAGGAGTTCGAGCTGGAGCTGATGCGCGACCGCAACGACAACGTCGTGGTCGTCTGCTCCATCGAGAACATCGATCCGATGGGCGTGCACACCGGTGACTCCATCACCGTCGCCCCGGCCATGACGCTGACCGACCGGGAATATCAGCACATGCGCGACATCGGCATCGCCGTGCTACGTGAGGTGGGCGTCGACACCGGCGGCTGCAACATCCAATTCGCGATCGACCCGAGCAACGGCCGGATGATCGTGATCGAGATGAACCCCCGCGTCTCCCGCTCCAGCGCGCTGGCCTCCAAGGCCACCGGCTTCCCGATCGCCAAGATCGCCGCCAAGTTGGCCGTCGGCTACACCCTGGACGAGATCGACAACGACATCACCAAGAAGACCCCGGCCTGTTTCGAGCCGGCGCTGGACTACGTGGTCGTGAAGGTGCCCCGCTTCGCCTTCGAGAAGTTCCCGGGCGCTGACCCGGTGCTGACCACGCACATGAAGAGCGTCGGCGAGGCGATGTCCATCGGCCGCAACTTCACCGAGGCGCTGGGCAAGGCGCTGCGTTCGATGGAGACCAAGGACGCGGGATTCTGGACCCGTCCGGACCCGGAGCTGACCGAGGAGGAGCTCCTCACCGCGGTGGCGACCCCGACCGATGGCCGCCTGTACCGGTTGGAGCAGGCGCTGCGGGCCGGCCACTCGGTCGAGAAGCTGGCAAAGCTGTCGGGGATCGACCCCTGGTTCGTCGACGAGATCGCCAGCCTGGTCGAGCTCCGGGCTGAGATCACCGACGCTCCGGCACTTACCCCGCAGCTGCTGCGCCGGGCCAAGCGGCACGGCCTCTCCGATCGTCAACTGGCTGCGCTGCGACCGGAACTCGCCGGTGAGGAGGGTGTCCGGCTGCTGCGCCTGCGGGCCGGAATCCGCCCGGTCTACAAGACGGTTGACACCTGCGCCGCCGAGTTCGCCGCCGCCACCCCGTACCACTACTCCTGCTACGACGAGGAGACCGAGGTCGCGCCGCAGACCGAGAAGCCGAAGGTGCTCATCCTCGGCAGCGGCCCGAACCGTATCGGTCAGGGCATCGAGTTCGACTACTCCTGCGTCCATGCCGTGATGAGCCTGCGTGAGGCGGGCTTTGAGACGGTGATGGTGAACTGCAACCCGGAGACCGTCTCCACCGACTACGACACGGCCGACCGCCTCTACTTCGAGCCCCTCACCTTCGAGGACGTTCTGGAGGTCGTGCACGCCGAGGAGCAGTCCGGCACGGTGGCCGGGGTCATCTGCACGCTCGGCGGGCAGACACCGCTCGGCCTCGCCCAGCGCTTGAAGGACGCCGGAGTCACCGTGCTGGGCACCCAGCCTGAGGCGATTGACCTGGCCGAACATCGGGGCGCCTTCGGCCAGGTGCTCACCGAGGCCGGGCTCCCCTCGCCCAAGCACGGCACCGCGACCTCCTTCGACCAGGCCAAGGCGGTGGCCGACTCGATCGGCTACCCGGTGCTCGTCCGCCCGTCCTACGTCCTCGGCGGCCGCGGCATGGAGATCGTCTATGACGAGGCGAACCTCTCTAGCTATATCGCCAAGGCCACCGAGATCACCGACGATCATCCGGTGCTGGTGGATCGATTCCTCGACGACGCGGTGGAGATCGACGTCGACGCACTCTACGACGGAACCGAGATCTACCTCGGCGGCGTCATGGAGCACATTGAAGAGGCGGGAATCCACTCCGGTGACTCGGCCTGCGCGCTGCCGCCGATCACCCTCGGCGCCGGGGACATCGACAACGTCCGGCGTTCGACGCTCTTGCTGGCCAAGGGCATCGGCGTGCGTGGGCTCATCAACGTCCAGTACGCGCTGGCCGGGGACGTGCTCTACGTGCTGGAGGCGAACCCGCGGGCCAGCCGCACCGTGCCCTTCGTCTCCAAGGCGACCGCCGTGCCACTGGCCAAGGCCGCGGCCCGCATCGCGGTCGGCGCCAGCATCGCCCAGCTGCGCGAGGAGGGGCTGCTCCCCGCGCACGGCGACGGCGGCAAGCTCCCGGATGAGGCACCGATCGCGGTGAAGGAGGCGGTGCTCCCGTTCCACCGCTTCCGTACCCCGGCCGGTGACCTCGTCGATTCGATCCTTGGCCCGGAGATGAAGTCGACCGGCGAGGTGATGGGTTTCGACGCGAACTTCGGCACCGCGTTCGCGAAGAGCCAGGCCGCGGCCTATGGCTCGCTGCCCACCAAGGGCACGGTCTTCGTATCCATCGCCAACCGCGACAAGCGGGCGATGATCTTCCCGGTCAAGCGGCTGGCCGACCTGGGCTTCACCATCCTGGCCACCGTCGGGACGGCTCAAGTTCTTCGCCGCAACGGGGTCGAGGTCGAGGTGGTCGGCAAGTTCTCCGAAGGTGGCGAGAACGTCGTCTCACGGATCGCGGCCGGTCAGGTGGACCTGGTCCTGAACACCCCGTGGGGGTCGCCGGGCAACTCCGGCCCCCGCCTGGACGGGTACGAGATCCGGACGGCCGCGGTCACCGCCGGCATCCCGTGTCTGACCACCGTCCAAGCCGCCGCGGCAGCGGTGCAGGGCATCGAGGAACTGGTGCGCGGGGACGTCGGGGTCAGATCGCTGCAGAGCCTCCACGCGCAGTTCGGCGAGTGGCGCAGCGGGGCCTCCTCATGA
- a CDS encoding dihydroorotate dehydrogenase (NAD+) catalytic subunit codes for MADMTTRLASATFANPVFTASGCAAAGRELGQFFDVSELGAVVTKSIMPRARSGRPTPRMVETPSGMLNSIGLQGPGIDSFIENDLAWLQANNAKTVVSIAGGSTDDFVAAARKLHGHPAVSMLEVNISCPNVESRGQVFACDVTASSRVIGAVRRAADPSIPIFAKLTPDVTDITLIARACADAGADGVSLINTLLGMSINTDTLAPALGGVTGGLSGPAIRPVAVRCVWQVRKALPHLPILGMGGIRNGLDALEFILAGASAVSVGTSVFGDPSVLLRVRDELEAALDERGFASLADAVGYAHLSGAERTARAEALAPAQTT; via the coding sequence ATGGCTGACATGACGACCCGGCTGGCCTCGGCCACCTTCGCGAACCCGGTCTTCACCGCGTCCGGCTGTGCGGCGGCGGGGCGGGAACTGGGACAGTTCTTCGACGTCTCCGAGCTGGGGGCGGTGGTGACGAAGTCGATCATGCCGCGCGCCCGGTCGGGGCGTCCGACACCGCGGATGGTCGAGACCCCGAGCGGGATGCTGAATTCGATCGGGCTTCAGGGACCGGGAATCGACTCCTTCATCGAGAACGATCTCGCCTGGTTGCAGGCCAACAACGCCAAGACCGTCGTCTCGATCGCCGGCGGCAGCACCGATGACTTCGTGGCGGCCGCGCGGAAGCTGCACGGCCACCCGGCGGTCTCCATGCTCGAAGTGAACATCTCCTGCCCGAACGTGGAGAGCCGCGGGCAGGTCTTCGCCTGCGACGTGACGGCCTCCTCCCGGGTGATCGGTGCGGTGCGCCGGGCCGCTGACCCGAGCATCCCGATCTTCGCCAAGCTCACCCCGGACGTCACCGACATCACCTTGATCGCCCGGGCCTGTGCCGACGCCGGCGCGGACGGGGTGTCCCTCATCAACACCCTGCTCGGCATGTCCATCAACACCGACACACTGGCCCCGGCTCTCGGCGGGGTTACCGGGGGACTCTCCGGACCGGCCATTCGCCCGGTCGCGGTGCGCTGCGTCTGGCAGGTTCGCAAGGCGCTTCCCCACCTGCCGATCCTGGGAATGGGCGGTATTCGCAACGGATTGGATGCTCTGGAGTTCATCCTGGCCGGCGCCTCGGCGGTCTCGGTGGGGACTTCCGTCTTCGGCGATCCGTCGGTGCTGCTGCGGGTTCGCGACGAGCTCGAGGCGGCACTCGACGAGCGCGGCTTCGCGTCGCTGGCCGACGCGGTCGGCTACGCCCATCTCTCCGGCGCCGAGCGAACGGCCCGGGCTGAGGCCCTAGCCCCGGCGCAGACCACGTGA
- a CDS encoding carbamoyl-phosphate synthase small subunit, producing the protein MSRGESAILVLEDGRTFSGESYGATGETFGEAVFNTAMTGYQETLTDPSYCRQIVVQTAPHIGNTGVNDEDDESSRIWVAGYVVRDPARRSSSWRAKRSLDEQLVAQGIVGISGIDTRALTRHLRERGAMRCAISTTSSPEQLLAAVRDSAPMLGADLSSTVSTQEPYVVQAIGAERFRVVALDFGIKAMTPRRMAERGITTHVLPSNASVEEIRAVGADAVFLANGPGDPGTADAAVTTVRGLLREEVPIFGICFGNQILGRAFGFGTYKLGYGHRGINQPVQDRTTGKVEITAHNHGFAVDAPTEHPSETEFGSVEVSHVCLNDGVVEGLIARDTKAFSVQYHPEAAAGPHDAAYLFDRFAELLEGAPGTGSGPTSPKGDR; encoded by the coding sequence GTGAGCAGAGGCGAATCCGCGATTCTGGTACTCGAGGACGGTCGCACGTTCTCTGGCGAGTCCTACGGGGCGACCGGTGAGACGTTCGGAGAAGCCGTCTTCAACACGGCGATGACCGGCTATCAGGAGACGCTCACAGACCCCTCGTACTGCCGGCAGATCGTCGTCCAGACGGCGCCGCACATCGGCAACACCGGCGTCAACGACGAGGACGATGAGTCGTCACGGATCTGGGTTGCCGGTTACGTTGTGCGCGACCCGGCCCGGCGCTCCTCATCCTGGCGGGCCAAGCGCAGCCTGGACGAGCAGTTGGTGGCGCAGGGCATCGTCGGGATCAGCGGCATCGACACCCGTGCCCTGACCCGCCACCTTCGGGAGCGGGGGGCCATGCGATGCGCCATCTCGACGACCAGCTCGCCGGAGCAGCTGCTGGCCGCGGTCCGGGATAGTGCGCCGATGCTCGGGGCTGACCTGTCGAGCACGGTGAGCACCCAGGAGCCCTACGTCGTCCAGGCAATCGGAGCCGAGCGTTTCCGCGTGGTCGCGCTGGACTTCGGCATCAAGGCGATGACACCGCGCCGGATGGCCGAACGGGGCATCACCACCCACGTGCTCCCCAGCAACGCCAGCGTCGAGGAGATCCGGGCCGTCGGTGCCGACGCCGTCTTCCTGGCCAACGGCCCGGGCGACCCAGGCACGGCGGACGCCGCGGTGACCACCGTGCGGGGGCTGCTGCGCGAAGAGGTCCCGATCTTCGGGATCTGCTTCGGCAACCAGATCCTCGGACGGGCCTTCGGCTTCGGCACCTACAAGCTGGGTTACGGGCACCGCGGCATCAACCAGCCGGTGCAGGATCGCACCACCGGCAAGGTCGAGATCACCGCCCACAACCACGGCTTCGCCGTCGATGCGCCGACCGAGCACCCGAGCGAGACCGAATTCGGCTCAGTCGAGGTGAGCCACGTCTGTCTCAACGACGGAGTGGTGGAAGGCCTGATCGCCCGCGATACCAAGGCATTCTCCGTGCAGTACCACCCCGAGGCCGCCGCCGGGCCGCACGATGCGGCCTATCTCTTCGACCGATTCGCCGAACTGCTGGAGGGTGCCCCCGGCACCGGCAGCGGCCCGACAAGCCCGAAGGGCGACCGGTAA
- a CDS encoding putative drug exporter of the RND superfamily, which yields MGRLAEFVLRHRRWVLVFWGLVFVVGAATAGKTTGRLTIDFSLPGQPGTETANQIKAALGNGGDTNPYLITVTLPPGQQVSGNEAAVQKVFTAVSEAVPKVRILDGANTNDGAFTTSDGRTAYAMLFYPSNPSPTAKLPTAEIRAAAEAAAPPGAVIGVTGEDVLAVGDSSSGPGVLAETLIGALGALIVLAFVFASFLALLPLVVAAVSILTTFLMLLPITYLTDVSFIVQFLIALIGLGVAIDYSLLLVTRWREERDSGRDNHDAVVVAMQTAGHAVLFSGVTVAIGLLALVVLPVPFMRSLGYGGALIPLASVLTTLTLTPAILGGIGPKVDWPRLRHENRASRFWSRWTAMIVRRRWIAAGSALVVLFALISVFTGIRIGLASSGSLAKNGPAYEALQTLEKGGVSTGTLTPMEVLVESGQAQSVADRVAQVPGVRHVWISTAADSTSQGRTVVVVVPDSETVNSQSVGVVKRVKSAVSGMPGVVGVAGVGAAQIDFLHAVYGNFPLMLLIIAVLTYVLLARAFRSLLLPVKAVVLNLVSLGATLGLMVIFWQQGHGSETVFGIVGTAAVTFWIPLMVFAFLYGLSMDYEVFILSRIREEYDTPRSTDEAVIEGVGRTGRLVTSAALILFLAFAALASGPGTDLKVLATGLGFGILLDATVVRAVLVPSLVSLFGSWNWYLPGAVARVLRVEPSYPHSEDEEPREPVPAPV from the coding sequence ATGGGTCGCCTGGCTGAATTCGTCCTGCGGCACCGCCGCTGGGTCCTCGTGTTCTGGGGGCTCGTCTTCGTGGTCGGCGCGGCGACGGCCGGGAAGACCACCGGGCGACTCACCATCGACTTCTCGCTCCCGGGCCAACCCGGCACCGAGACCGCGAACCAGATCAAGGCTGCCCTGGGCAACGGCGGCGACACCAATCCCTACCTGATCACCGTCACCCTGCCGCCCGGGCAGCAGGTCAGCGGGAATGAGGCCGCGGTGCAGAAGGTCTTCACCGCCGTCTCGGAGGCCGTTCCGAAGGTCCGGATCCTGGATGGCGCCAACACCAACGACGGCGCCTTCACCACGAGCGACGGCCGGACGGCCTACGCGATGCTCTTCTACCCGTCCAACCCGTCACCCACTGCCAAGCTGCCCACCGCCGAGATCCGGGCCGCAGCGGAGGCGGCGGCGCCACCGGGCGCGGTGATTGGGGTGACGGGGGAGGACGTTCTCGCCGTCGGCGATTCGAGCAGCGGCCCCGGCGTGCTCGCGGAGACCTTGATCGGCGCACTCGGGGCGCTGATCGTGCTCGCCTTCGTCTTCGCCTCCTTCCTCGCTCTGCTGCCGCTCGTCGTTGCCGCCGTCTCGATCCTGACGACGTTCCTGATGCTGCTGCCGATCACCTACCTCACCGACGTCTCGTTCATCGTGCAGTTCCTCATCGCCCTGATCGGGCTGGGTGTGGCGATCGACTACTCGCTGCTGCTGGTCACCCGTTGGCGGGAGGAGCGCGACAGCGGCCGGGACAACCACGACGCGGTCGTCGTCGCGATGCAGACGGCCGGGCATGCGGTGCTCTTCAGCGGGGTCACGGTCGCCATCGGGCTGCTCGCCCTCGTCGTGCTTCCGGTGCCCTTCATGCGCAGCCTTGGCTACGGCGGCGCGCTCATCCCGCTGGCCAGCGTCCTGACGACGCTGACCCTGACCCCGGCGATCCTGGGAGGCATCGGGCCCAAGGTCGACTGGCCGCGCTTGCGGCACGAGAACCGGGCCAGTCGCTTCTGGAGTCGGTGGACGGCCATGATCGTGCGCCGCCGGTGGATCGCCGCCGGGTCAGCGCTGGTCGTGCTCTTCGCGCTCATCAGCGTCTTCACTGGGATCCGAATCGGGCTGGCCTCGTCCGGGTCGCTGGCCAAGAACGGCCCGGCCTATGAGGCCCTCCAGACGCTGGAGAAGGGCGGTGTCTCCACCGGTACGCTCACCCCGATGGAGGTACTGGTCGAGTCCGGCCAGGCCCAGAGCGTCGCCGACCGGGTCGCGCAGGTTCCCGGCGTCCGGCACGTCTGGATCTCCACCGCTGCCGATAGCACCAGCCAGGGACGGACTGTCGTGGTGGTCGTCCCCGACAGCGAGACGGTGAACTCGCAGAGCGTCGGCGTGGTCAAACGGGTGAAATCCGCGGTGTCGGGTATGCCCGGGGTGGTGGGGGTGGCCGGCGTCGGTGCCGCCCAGATCGACTTCCTGCACGCCGTCTACGGCAACTTCCCGCTCATGCTGCTGATCATCGCGGTGCTGACCTACGTGCTCCTGGCCCGAGCCTTCCGATCGCTCCTACTCCCGGTGAAGGCCGTCGTGCTGAACCTGGTCTCGTTGGGGGCGACGCTGGGGCTGATGGTGATCTTCTGGCAGCAGGGCCACGGCTCCGAAACGGTCTTCGGAATCGTCGGCACGGCGGCGGTCACCTTCTGGATTCCGCTGATGGTCTTCGCGTTCCTCTACGGATTGTCGATGGACTACGAGGTCTTCATCCTGTCCCGCATCCGGGAGGAGTACGACACGCCGCGCTCGACCGACGAGGCCGTGATCGAAGGCGTCGGGCGGACCGGGCGCCTGGTCACCAGTGCGGCCCTCATCCTCTTCCTCGCCTTCGCCGCGCTGGCCTCGGGCCCGGGAACCGACCTGAAGGTGCTGGCAACCGGGTTGGGCTTCGGCATCCTGCTCGACGCGACGGTGGTGCGGGCGGTGCTGGTGCCGTCGCTGGTGTCGCTCTTCGGGTCCTGGAACTGGTACCTGCCCGGGGCGGTTGCCAGGGTGCTCCGAGTCGAGCCGTCCTACCCGCATTCGGAGGACGAGGAGCCTCGCGAACCCGTGCCGGCCCCGGTCTAG
- a CDS encoding dihydroorotate dehydrogenase electron transfer subunit, with the protein MTQAAKVERSRPVQEQAEIFAVQRVGEYLQFTVVAPGIAAGFKPGHFVAVGVGGAQTSMLLRRSFALYGATPTSDFAGTVQFVVAAHGPGTQWLVERRVGEVLDILGPLGTPFPMPPKGTPAVLVGGGYGTAPLIPLAQRLIEQGSDVEIILGAATATRLFGELVAKRTVGGVTVTTDDGTAGIQGRVTDALDDAIARIKAEVVYACGPMPMLRAVGEVARRNAIPAQVAVEESMACGVGVCMTCVLPVRGDDGRSRMVRSCVDGPVFLADRVRWDDVGRLPHDIVGADAMVGN; encoded by the coding sequence ATGACCCAAGCGGCGAAGGTCGAGCGCAGTCGTCCGGTGCAGGAGCAGGCGGAGATCTTCGCGGTGCAGAGGGTGGGGGAGTACCTGCAGTTCACGGTCGTCGCCCCCGGCATCGCGGCCGGTTTCAAGCCCGGCCATTTCGTCGCGGTCGGGGTCGGTGGGGCGCAGACGTCGATGCTGCTGCGTCGCTCCTTCGCCCTCTACGGTGCCACCCCGACCAGCGACTTCGCCGGCACGGTTCAATTCGTCGTCGCCGCCCACGGTCCGGGCACCCAGTGGCTGGTCGAGCGGCGCGTCGGCGAGGTCCTCGACATCCTGGGCCCCCTCGGGACACCCTTCCCGATGCCACCGAAGGGCACACCCGCCGTGCTGGTCGGCGGTGGGTACGGCACAGCGCCGCTGATCCCACTGGCGCAGCGGCTGATCGAGCAGGGGAGTGACGTCGAGATCATCCTGGGCGCGGCCACGGCGACCAGGCTCTTCGGGGAACTGGTGGCCAAGCGGACGGTCGGTGGCGTCACGGTGACCACCGACGATGGCACGGCCGGCATCCAGGGACGAGTCACCGACGCTCTCGACGACGCGATCGCCCGCATCAAGGCCGAGGTCGTCTACGCCTGCGGGCCCATGCCGATGCTCCGGGCCGTCGGCGAGGTCGCGCGTCGCAATGCGATTCCGGCCCAGGTGGCCGTCGAGGAGTCGATGGCCTGCGGCGTCGGTGTCTGCATGACCTGTGTTCTGCCGGTCCGTGGTGATGACGGCCGCTCCCGAATGGTGCGTTCCTGCGTCGACGGTCCGGTTTTCCTTGCTGATCGGGTGCGCTGGGACGACGTCGGTCGACTCCCGCACGACATCGTCGGCGCCGACGCGATGGTGGGTAACTGA